The following coding sequences are from one Syntrophorhabdales bacterium window:
- a CDS encoding pilus assembly protein PilP produces MRRHLRNRLLVIFLLVCMGPFSAFAQAAKPEGKAEQKKAALVDPDFSYTSKDRRDPFEPVFLTKVKQRQASGALKEGYEMEELKLVGMLNSGGARFAMMEDTQGKGLLFKQGDFINKTTWIMEIDEEKVTMAYRIKGDIRKFAIDIPRK; encoded by the coding sequence ATGCGCCGGCACCTAAGAAATAGATTACTTGTCATTTTCCTCCTTGTTTGCATGGGGCCCTTCTCAGCCTTTGCCCAGGCGGCAAAGCCTGAAGGAAAGGCAGAGCAAAAGAAGGCTGCTCTGGTTGACCCTGATTTTTCTTATACGTCGAAGGATCGAAGGGACCCGTTTGAACCTGTCTTCCTGACAAAGGTGAAACAGCGGCAGGCCAGCGGTGCGCTGAAGGAAGGATACGAAATGGAGGAGCTGAAACTCGTCGGTATGCTTAATAGCGGCGGCGCGAGGTTCGCCATGATGGAAGATACGCAGGGCAAGGGTCTGCTTTTTAAGCAGGGAGACTTTATTAACAAGACCACGTGGATCATGGAAATAGACGAGGAAAAGGTGACTATGGCCTACAGGATAAAGGGGGACATACGGAAGTTCGCCATAGATATTCCCAGGAAATAG
- the pilQ gene encoding type IV pilus secretin PilQ — MYKRCALNILVVIMVPLLAFGQVLKPPASKVSFDFMDADVRNVLRVLSDVSKKNIVISEDVKGKVTVKLDNVTYDEALDVILQGNDLARIDEGSVIRIVTAKRFYDERDRFRKDRAEILKEKDAKLKLEEEFMTETLFLNYMDAAEVGMMLRGTAVGMPGGAAGMNTRGLLTPNGAASVVKWTNAVIIKDTKDNVQDLIKRIKELDIPPVQVQIEARIVQATTNFSRDLGIQWGAQYRTRVGGTNTALSGLKQVTGDSSTTVYTSPTNNLGIRDSTVAFPYNLNLPASPAVGTAGGLGIFIGGLADSLLLDVQLSALEAQGKGKIVSNPKVITSHNQTAKIAQGTQIPYQTVSQNYTQIEFKDAVLSLEVTPLVAKDGNIRLRIKATKDRPTQIPGAPVPGIDKKEATSEVLVKDGDTVVLGGIYESENDTGETGLPGLKNIPLLGWLFRSNSVTNTKAELLIFVTPTIIKNPYKAEG, encoded by the coding sequence ATGTATAAGAGATGCGCGTTGAATATCTTGGTTGTGATTATGGTACCTCTGCTCGCGTTCGGGCAGGTGCTTAAGCCCCCGGCGTCTAAAGTATCTTTCGATTTCATGGATGCCGATGTGAGAAACGTGCTGAGGGTGCTTTCCGACGTATCCAAAAAGAACATAGTGATCTCTGAAGACGTGAAGGGAAAGGTCACCGTCAAGCTGGATAACGTCACGTATGACGAGGCACTCGACGTGATCCTCCAGGGCAACGACCTCGCAAGGATCGACGAAGGCAGTGTGATCAGAATAGTGACCGCCAAGAGGTTTTACGACGAGCGCGACCGCTTCAGGAAAGACCGGGCAGAGATCTTAAAGGAAAAAGACGCCAAACTGAAGTTGGAAGAGGAATTCATGACGGAAACGCTCTTCCTCAACTACATGGATGCCGCAGAAGTCGGTATGATGCTGAGGGGGACGGCGGTGGGGATGCCTGGGGGGGCGGCAGGCATGAATACCCGGGGACTCCTGACGCCCAATGGAGCCGCCAGCGTTGTAAAATGGACAAATGCCGTTATCATTAAGGACACCAAGGACAACGTCCAGGACCTGATAAAAAGAATCAAAGAACTGGACATACCACCTGTGCAGGTGCAGATAGAAGCCAGAATCGTGCAGGCTACCACCAACTTCTCGCGAGATCTAGGGATTCAATGGGGTGCGCAGTACCGCACGCGAGTGGGCGGCACAAACACGGCACTGAGCGGGTTGAAGCAGGTCACGGGCGACTCCTCGACCACCGTCTACACGTCTCCGACGAATAATCTGGGAATCCGGGATTCGACCGTTGCGTTCCCCTACAACCTGAATCTGCCCGCCAGCCCCGCAGTTGGTACCGCCGGGGGACTGGGCATCTTTATCGGCGGACTGGCGGATTCGCTCCTGCTTGATGTGCAGCTTTCTGCTCTTGAGGCGCAGGGGAAAGGGAAAATCGTCTCGAATCCGAAAGTGATCACGTCCCACAACCAGACGGCGAAGATCGCTCAGGGCACCCAGATCCCTTATCAGACGGTCTCGCAGAACTACACCCAGATAGAGTTTAAGGATGCAGTGTTGAGCCTGGAGGTTACCCCCCTCGTGGCAAAAGACGGTAATATCCGCCTGAGGATCAAAGCAACAAAAGACAGGCCCACGCAAATACCCGGGGCTCCCGTGCCCGGCATAGACAAGAAAGAGGCGACTTCCGAGGTTCTCGTGAAAGACGGCGATACCGTGGTCTTGGGAGGTATCTACGAGTCGGAAAATGACACGGGTGAGACCGGTTTACCAGGACTGAAAAACATCCCGCTTCTCGGCTGGCTGTTCAGGTCCAACTCAGTGACGAATACCAAAGCGGAGCTTCTGATCTTCGTGACTCCAACGATAATAAAGAATCCATACAAAGCAGAGGGATAA